Proteins encoded within one genomic window of Carassius carassius chromosome 22, fCarCar2.1, whole genome shotgun sequence:
- the elapor2b gene encoding UPF0577 protein KIAA1324-like homolog — translation MEKRALWTSCYFVRFVTLILCARASANLPQCKETDYYFEYTECDSTGSRWRVAIPHRQGSCSGLPEPVRGTDCTFSCEPGEFLEMSSQQCTSCAAGSYSLGSGVRFDQWDSIPAGFSSLATYMDSGGSGDDSMACNNSSWTAQGTHLESNRDDCTVALVYAVHLMKQGSVSFDYQYVDSNIFFEFFIQNDQCQEMDQTGSEKWIKLTTNGEWGTHMVNLKSGTNILYWRTTGMLLGGKPVKPVLLKNIQIEGVAYTSECFPCRPGTFSKTPGSSSCDLCPRNTYSGKGASSCTPCSKTQYSQEGWSQCKERPPCSEKDYFQIHTACDSDGKTQILYRWVEPQVCVENVTGSVTLPPSAEKEDCPPCNPGFYMHNSSTCLPCPQGTYSDGTAECQRCPGGTEPSLGYEYKWWNILPRNMKTSCFNVGNSKCDEMNGWEVAGDHIRSGVGGSDNDYLILNLRVHGFKLPTSVDDASATEFGRITFIFETNCSADCELYFMIDVNRKSTNVVESWVGSKLRQAYTHIMTKNASISYTWAFQRTNKASDVRQYVNDIAKIYSITLTNAMDGSASGCHACAMMSQRGGSSCVPCPAGHFINKDTNQCQECPPNTFLSGHHIYGHEACQPCGPGSQSNKEHSVCFNDCTFSHMEQNRTLSYDLSALSSVGSIMSGPSFTSKGTKYYHQFNISLCGAEGRKVAMCSDNVTDLSSKDLQNESTDLRNFVETFVCQSTIIPADGRGFRTSLSSQSISLADTFLGASVDNSLDGVTVSSDLFPESSWKDPDINFFYRSPQPTASCLNGRSTVVTLRCNPEKSARGDLTVPSKCPAGTCNGCEFHFLWESSSACPLCAETDYHSIEGACKGGVQDTLYVWNEPKLCTKGVPLPTKTSTHCEVVTLWVKAGIGGGAFMAVLLVCLTCYFWKKNKRLEYKYSRLVMSANKDCELPAADSCALAEGEGEENEDDVVYSNTPSLLGKLKAIASKADGDNSESVQLKSSQSERWVWG, via the exons ATGGAGAAGAGGGCGCTTTGGACATCCTGTTATTTTGTGCGCTTTGTAACCCTCATTCTCTGCGCACGAGCCTCAGCCAACCTGCCACAGTGTAAAGAG ACAGACTACTACTTTGAGTACACAGAGTGTGACAGCACAGGCTCCAGATGGAGAGTTGCCATTCCTCACAGACAGGGGAGCTGCTCGGGCCTTCCAGAACCTGTCAGAGGCACAGACTGca CTTTTTCTTGTGAACCTGGGGAGTTTTTAGAGATGTCATCCCAGCAGTGCACTTCATGTGCGGCTGGCTCTTATTCATTGGGCAGCGGGGTGCGTTTTGACCAGTGGGACTCCATTCCTGCGGGATTCAGCAGTTTGGCTACATACATGGACTCAGGAGGCTCAGGGGATGACTCAATGGCCTGCAACAA TTCTTCATGGACAGCTCAGGGAACTCACTTGGAATCCAATCGTGACGACTGCACAGTAGCGCTGGTGTACGCAGTGCATCTCATGAAGCAGGGATCCGTCTCCTTTGACTATCAATATGTCGACAGCAACATCTTCTTTGAATTCTTT ATTCAGAATGACCAATGTCAGGAGATGGACCAGACAGGGAGTGAGAAATGGATCAAACTCACCACTAATGGAGAGTGGGGAACCCATATG GTAAATCTGAAGTCGGGAACTAATATTCTGTATTGGAGAACCACAGGGATGCTCTTGGGTGGGAAACCGGTGAAGCCGGTCCTTTTGAAGAACATCCAGATCGAAG GTGTGGCATACACGTCAGAGTGTTTTCCATGCAGGCCGGGCACCTTCAGTAAAACCCCAGGCTCTTCCTCATGTGACCTTTGCCCCAGGAACACTTACTCTGGAAAGGGAGCCAGTTCCTGTACACCATGCTCCAAGACACAGTACTCCC agGAAGGATGGTCACAGTGTAAAGAGAGGCCTCCTTGTTCAGAGAAAGATTATTTTCAAATCCACACGGCCTGTGATAGTGACGGCAAG ACCCAGATACTGTACAGGTGGGTGGAGCCTCAGGTGTGTGTGGAAAATGTGACCGGTTCTGTGACACTGCCCCCTTCTGCAGAGAAAGAGGACTGTCCACCCTGCAATCCAGGCTTCTACATGCACAACTCTTCCACCTGTTTACCTTGCCCTCAAGGCACTTATTCTGATGGCACAGCAG AATGTCAAAGATGCCCGGGAGGAACCGAACCTTCTTTAGGATATGAATACAAGTGGTGGAACATCCTGCCGAGGAACATGAAAACTTCTTGTTTTAATGTGGGCAACTCCAAATGTGATGAAATGAATG GTTGGGAGGTGGCTGGCGACCACATTCGTAGCGGAGTGGGCGGCTCAGATAATGATTACCTCATCTTAAATTTACGCGTGCATGGATTCAA actTCCTACTTCTGTGGACGATGCTTCAGCTACTGAGTTTGGCCGAATCACGTTTATCTTCGAGACCAACTGCAGCGCAGACTGTGAACTCTATTTTATGATA GATGTCAACAGGAAGAGCACAAATGTTGTAGAATCGTGGGTAGGGAGTAAATTGAGACAAGCATACACCCACATCATGACTAAAAATGCTTCGATTTCATACACATGGGCTTTCCAGCGCACCAACAAAGCCTCTGAT GTGCGCCAGTATGTAAATGACATTGCAAAGATCTACTCGATCACGTTGACTAATGCGATGGATGGCTCAGCATCTGGTTGCCACGCCTGTGCTATGATGAGTCAGCGGGGCGGCTCTTCCTGTGTCCCCTGTCCTGCTGGACACTTCATCAACAAAGACACCAACCAGTGCCAGGAGTGCCCGCCCAACACCTTCCTCTCTGGGCATCACATTTATGGCCACGAGGCCTGTCAGCCCTGCGGTCCTGGAAGCCAGAGCAACAAG GAGCACTCTGTGTGTTTTAATGACTGCACCTTCTCACATATGGAGCAGAACCGAACGCTGAGCTACGACTTGAGTGCCTTGAGTTCAGTGGGGTCAATCATGAGCGGGCCTAGTTTCACCTCCAAGGGAACTAAATACTACCACCAGTTTAATATCAGTCTGTGTGGGGCTGAG GGGAGGAAAGTGGCGATGTGCAGTGACAATGTCACGGATCTGTCCAGTAAGGACCTGCAAAATGAATCGACTGACCTTAGAAATTTCGTAGAGACTTTTGTGTGCCAATCGACCATCATCCCTGCAGATGGACGGGGCTTCAGAACATCCCTGTCATCCCAGTCCATCAGCCTGGCTGATACTTTCCTTG GAGCTTCTGTTGATAATAGTCTGGATGGGGTCACTGTCAGCTCAGACCTCTTCCCTGAGTCTTCATGGAAAGATCCAGATATCAACTTCTTCTATcg cTCTCCACAGCCCACAGCATCCTGTCTGAACGGCCGTAGCACAGTCGTGACTCTGCGTTGCAATCCTGAGAAGAGTGCACGTGGGGATCTCACTGTGCCAAG CAAGTGCCCAGCGGGAACATGTAACGGCTGCGAGTTCCATTTCCTCTGGGAGAGCTCTAGCGCTTGTCCTCTCTGTGCTGAAACAGACTACCATTCGATAGAAGGAGCGTGCAAAGGAGGAGTGCAG GACACCCTCTATGTGTGGAACGAACCAAAATTATGCACCAAAGGGGTACCGCTCCCGACCAAGACCTCCACCCACTGTGAGGTGGTCACCCTATGGGTGAAGGCCGGAATTGGGGGCGGAGCCTTCATGGCTGTCCTCTTGGTTTGTCTCACATGCTATTTCTGGAAAAAGAACAAAAG gcTTGAATATAAATACTCCAGGCTAGTGATGTCAGCCAATAAGGACTGTGAGTTGCCAGCAGCAGACAGCTGTGCACTAGCAGAGGGAGAGGGGGAAGAGAATGAGGACGATGTCGTTTACTCAAATACTCCTTCTTTACTGGGTAAACTGAAAGCTATCGCAAGCAAG GCAGATGGAGACAACAGTGAGTCAGTACAGCTGAAGTCTTCTCAGTCAGAGAGATGGGTTTGGGGATAa
- the LOC132098791 gene encoding tetraspanin-9-like isoform X1 yields MQRPESHESEVQRSPSLDSAESEFTRAARRGQRLAVGAFYGSRGSNVKDQTAQSDRALVVVPPGGKPQDKRVSASGKYVVFYLDLSFVLLLEFEKLKMARGCLCCVKYMMFLFNLLFWLSGCGLLGVGIWLSVSQGSFATFSPSFPSFSAANLVITLGSVIMVTGFLGCLGAIKENKCLLLSFFIVLLIILLAELILLILFFVYTDKVSENAKQDLKDGLRLYNTDNNIGLRNAWNIIQAEWQCCGVTGHTDWHDALQEKTVPDRCCQEHYRDCGRNATNVFWSQGCYEKVEEWLNDNKHLLGTIAMCVLVLQLLGMAFSMTLYQQIHRVGKKYDA; encoded by the exons ATGCAGAGACCTGAGAGCCACGAATCCGAGGTCCAGCGGAGCCCGTCATTGGACAGCGCAGAGTCAGAATTCACCCGGGCGGCCCGTCGGGGTCAGCGCCTGGCCGTGGGGGCCTTTTACGGCTCCCGGGGGTCAAATGTCAAAGATCAAACAGCACAGAGTGACAGAGCCTTGGTCGTGGTCCCGCCGGGGGGGAAGCCTCAGGATAAGCGCGTATCTGCCAGTGGGAAGTACGTTGTGTTTTACCTGGACTTGTCTTTTGTGTTGCTCCTAGAGTTTGAGAAACTGAAGATGGCTCGTGGATGCCTGTGCTGTGTCAAATACATGATGTTCCTCTTCAACCTGCTGTTCTGG CTGTCGGGCTGTGGGTTGTTAGGTGTGGGCATATGGCTGTCCGTTTCTCAGGGCAGTTTTGCCACATTCTCCCCCTCCTTCCCCTCCTTCTCAGCTGCCAATCTGGTCATTACCTTGGGCTCCGTCATCATGGTAACAGGCTTTCTTGGTTGCCTCGGTGCCATCAAGGAGAACAAGTGCCTGTTGCTGAGT TTCTTCATTGTTCTGTTGATTATTCTTCTGGCAGAGCTGATTCTGCTCATCCTTTTCTTTGTATACACGGACAAG GTGAGCGAGAACGCTAAGCAGGATCTTAAAGATGGCCTGAGGCTCTATAACACAGACAATAACATCGGTCTCCGCAACGCCTGGAACATTATCCAAGCTGAG TGGCAGTGTTGTGGTGTAACTGGTCACACAGACTGGCATGATGCCCTGCAGGAGAAAACAGTTCCAGACAGATGCTGCCAGGAACACTACAGAGACTGCGGTCGCAATGCCACTAACGTCTTCTGGTCACAG GGTTGCTATGAGAAGGTTGAGGAATGGCTGAACGACAACAAACATTTGCTGGGAACCATCGCGATGTGCGTGCTGGTCTTACAG CTACTCGGGATGGCATTCTCCATGACCTTGTACCAGCAAATCCACAGGGTGGGAAAGAAGTATGATGCCTAA
- the LOC132098791 gene encoding tetraspanin-9-like isoform X2 codes for MARGCLCCVKYMMFLFNLLFWLSGCGLLGVGIWLSVSQGSFATFSPSFPSFSAANLVITLGSVIMVTGFLGCLGAIKENKCLLLSFFIVLLIILLAELILLILFFVYTDKVSENAKQDLKDGLRLYNTDNNIGLRNAWNIIQAEWQCCGVTGHTDWHDALQEKTVPDRCCQEHYRDCGRNATNVFWSQGCYEKVEEWLNDNKHLLGTIAMCVLVLQLLGMAFSMTLYQQIHRVGKKYDA; via the exons ATGGCTCGTGGATGCCTGTGCTGTGTCAAATACATGATGTTCCTCTTCAACCTGCTGTTCTGG CTGTCGGGCTGTGGGTTGTTAGGTGTGGGCATATGGCTGTCCGTTTCTCAGGGCAGTTTTGCCACATTCTCCCCCTCCTTCCCCTCCTTCTCAGCTGCCAATCTGGTCATTACCTTGGGCTCCGTCATCATGGTAACAGGCTTTCTTGGTTGCCTCGGTGCCATCAAGGAGAACAAGTGCCTGTTGCTGAGT TTCTTCATTGTTCTGTTGATTATTCTTCTGGCAGAGCTGATTCTGCTCATCCTTTTCTTTGTATACACGGACAAG GTGAGCGAGAACGCTAAGCAGGATCTTAAAGATGGCCTGAGGCTCTATAACACAGACAATAACATCGGTCTCCGCAACGCCTGGAACATTATCCAAGCTGAG TGGCAGTGTTGTGGTGTAACTGGTCACACAGACTGGCATGATGCCCTGCAGGAGAAAACAGTTCCAGACAGATGCTGCCAGGAACACTACAGAGACTGCGGTCGCAATGCCACTAACGTCTTCTGGTCACAG GGTTGCTATGAGAAGGTTGAGGAATGGCTGAACGACAACAAACATTTGCTGGGAACCATCGCGATGTGCGTGCTGGTCTTACAG CTACTCGGGATGGCATTCTCCATGACCTTGTACCAGCAAATCCACAGGGTGGGAAAGAAGTATGATGCCTAA